One window of Electrophorus electricus isolate fEleEle1 chromosome 24, fEleEle1.pri, whole genome shotgun sequence genomic DNA carries:
- the mxra8b gene encoding matrix remodeling-associated protein 8b: protein MRSVRKSELHHLLTNIEMRSWTRSVSEMFLVLCIAVSLFTPHLWAQSSGQSVLVEARNITVQAGSKAILPCQNQRIVWRQDHLRDRQRVVHWDLNRNRPDYTTERILDMYSGGTERVYNAYNKGRVTLSKDAFTVGNFSLIIHNVDVNDKGVYTCNLHHHYCKIHQSIQIQLNVTKSSRKERRVWDGEKSVFVVLVGSSVVLPCVNRRPLWRAELQGEDQQQVVHWDFQAPGVSRDQADRLIDLYASGEKREYGPLFLPSKMNVSAAAFSVGDFSLTVADMQPSNKGLYSCHLHHQYCGLRERRVFRVIVEPAVPAPPPATPMTEAPPADPGPSQWPEHLGDELGTNMVESPHVLNVILPESRTHLLHRVGYILAICLMLLLMFIGILVTTRQCKNKALDYDLRKSARSQVTEFESQATESNNPNNPCSQSELRLDYKNNITKERVDMNNYPAPKVVDLNQEMEKLARK, encoded by the exons ATGCGTTCTGTCCGTAAGTCAGAACTACATCACCTTTTGACTAATATCGAAATGAGGAGTTGGACGCGAAGTGTCTCGGAAATGTTCCTGGTGTTATGTA TTGCTGTCAGCCTTTTTACACCACATT TGTGGGCCCAGAGCAGTGGGCAGAGTGTGTTAGTGGAGGCGAGGAACATCACAGTTCAGGCAGGCTCCAAGGCTATTTTGCCGTGCCAGAACCAACGCATAGTGTGGAGGCAGGACCACCTGCGTGACCGGCAGCGTGTGGTGCACTGGGACCTGAACCGGAACCGACCCGACTACACAACGGAGCGCATCCTGGACATGTACTCGGGAGGGACAGAGCGGGTCTACAATGCCTACAATAAGGGCCGTGTCACTCTCTCTAAAGATGCCTTCACTGTTGGCAACTTCTCCCTCATCATCCACA ATGTGGACGTGAATGATAAAGGTGTATACACTTGCAATCTGCACCATCACTACTGCAAAATTCACCAGTCGATTCAAATCCAGCTGAACGTCACCAAGTCAT CCCGTAAGGAGAGACGCGTGTGGGACGGGGAGAAGTCGGTGTTTGTGGTGCTCGTGGGGAGCAGCGTGGTGCTGCCCTGTGTGAACCGCCGCCCCTTGTGGAGGGCGGAGCTTCAGGGGGAGGACCAGCAGCAAGTCGTCCACTGGGACTTCCAGGCCCCCGGGGTGTCCCGTGACCAAGCTGACCGCCTCATCGACCTGTATGCCTCCGGTGAGAAGCGCGAGTACGGgcccctcttcctccccagCAAGATGAATGTCTCGGCCGCTGCCTTCTCCGTGGGGGACTTCTCCCTCACCGTTGCCGACATGCAGCCCTCCAACAAGGGCCTATACTCCTGCCACCTGCACCACCAATACTGTGGCCTGCGTGAGAGACGTGTCTTCAGGGTGATCGTGGAACCGGCCGTGCCGGCCCCTCCGCCTGCCACCCCCATGACTGAGGCCCCACCCGCTGATCCTGGACCCTCACAATGGCCAGAACACTTGGGCGATGAGCTTG GCACAAATATGGTTGAGTCTCCACACGTGTTGAACGTGATTCTGCCGGAAAGCCGCACTCACCTCCTACACCGAGTGGGCTACATTCTGGCCATCTGCCTGATGCTATTGCTCATGTTTATAGGAATCCTCGTGACCACAAGGCAGTGTAAAAACAAAG CGCTTGATTATGACCTTCGTAAATCGGCCCG GAGTCAGGTGACAGAATTTGAATCGCAAGCCACTGAATCCAACAATCCCAACAATCCCTGTAGCCAGTCAGAGCTCAGGCTCG actacaaaaacaacataacGAAAGAGAGGGTTGACATGAACAATTATCCTGCCCCAAAAGTTGTAGATCTCAACCAAG AAATGGAGAAACTGGCACGTAAGTGA